The sequence TGGCGAGGGTGGTGTCCCACATGGCGTAAGCGTCGCGCCCCAGCATCAGGCGCACCGGCGGGGCCGTGAGAGTGACCAACTCCAGCATGCGCTGCGCCGCTTTGGCGGGATCGCCCATCTGTCGGCCGGCGGACTGCGCCAGGTAGGTTTCAAACGGTGCAATCGACGGGCGGTAGGCTTCGATGCGCTGCGTCGGCCGCATGTTCACGTCGCCGGCAAATTCGGTGCGGAAGGCGCCGGGCTCGACCAGGGTCACGTGGATCCCCAGCGGCCTGGCCTCGATGGCCAGCGACTCCGTCCAGCCTTCGAGGGCAAATTTCGCCGCGCAATAGGGGCCGGCGGCGTTCATTGCCACCAGACCGGCGATGCTGCTTACGGTGATCACGTTCCCGCTGCCCTGGCGCCGCATCTGCGGCAGCACGGCGCGAGTCATCTCCGCCGCCGCAAAGAAA comes from Serratia sarumanii and encodes:
- a CDS encoding oxidoreductase, which codes for MNNDHKVWLITGASSGLGKALAEAAIANGDRVVVTARRLDRLRALAKGQEDRVLPLAVDVTDAAARDKAVADTLARFGRIDVLANLAGRGVAGACEEFSLEQLREQMELNFFAAAEMTRAVLPQMRRQGSGNVITVSSIAGLVAMNAAGPYCAAKFALEGWTESLAIEARPLGIHVTLVEPGAFRTEFAGDVNMRPTQRIEAYRPSIAPFETYLAQSAGRQMGDPAKAAQRMLELVTLTAPPVRLMLGRDAYAMWDTTLAKRQQELNAWRERGEDTAFDGAELTEIQL